From Brassica oleracea var. oleracea cultivar TO1000 chromosome C3, BOL, whole genome shotgun sequence, a single genomic window includes:
- the LOC106330337 gene encoding uncharacterized protein LOC106330337: MPSQWGMEDRITANDLGNGNFLLYFTTEDDLNSVLLHGPFHFKFCMFVLVRWEPIVHDDYPWIIPFWTRLIGVPLHLWTGNNLKGIGSRLGHVHHDTIELMEGRMLIDIDTRRPLKFARKAESPEGDEVTIEIKYEMLFKHCSTCGMLTHKKEYCPSSNIQAMILPQVNRHGVFTRVQVPEVRSQYQSVKKEPQKKAQITSSSLSYSDHKSRHFNDSRYGHSERRCMNTRSRGPTNLVPRVEDIRALEREIARQRREVEQQDHLQGLGFDMENLPQAGDAQGGIDPRADHLRPQCQPQHPPRQARAFGAYDQPHINGHRLGIKAPPVENNNFEIKSGLLNTIENNKYHGLAAEDPFDHLYKFDKYCGLSKTNGVS; the protein is encoded by the exons ATGCCATCACAATGGGGCATGGAGGACCGCATTACCGCTAACGACTTGGGCAATGGAAATTTTCTTCTGTACTTTACCACAGAAGATGATCTCAACTCTGTTCTTCTACATGGTCCTTTTCACTTCAAATTTTGTATGTTTGTGCTGGTTCGATGGGAACCTATTGTTCATGATGATTATCCATGGATAATTCCTTTTTGGACTCGATTGATTGGTGTCCCTCTACACCTTTGGACTGGCAATAATCTGAAGGGGATAGGATCTCGGTTGGGTCACGTCCACCATGACACAATTGAGCTGATGGAAGGCAGAATGCTTATAGATATAGATACTCGTCGGCCGCTGAAGTTTGCGAGAAAGGCTGAATCTCCAGAAGGAGACGAGGTCACAATTGAAATCAAGTATGAAATGCTATTTAAGCATTGCTCTACTTGTGGTATGCTAACCCACAAGAAAGAGTATTGTCCTTCCTCAAACATTCAGGCCATGATACTTCCGCAGGTGAACCGCCATGGCGTCTTTACACGGGTTCAGGTACCAGAAGTACGATCACAGTATCAGTCTGTAAAGAAGGAGCCTCAGAAAAAAGCTCAGATTACTTCTTCATCGCTTTCCTACAGTGATCACAAGTCTCGGCACTTCAATGATTCGAGATATGGCCATAGTGAAAGGAG GTGTATGAACACAAGGAGCAGAGGTCCAACAAACCTAGTTCCAAGAGTTGAAGATATTAGAGCACTTGAGAGGGAGATTGCAAGACAGAGGAGAGAAGTAGAGCAACAAGACCATTTGCAAGGGTTGGGGTTTGATATGGAGAATCTGCCTCAAGCTGGTGATGCCCAAGGAGGTATTGATCCAAGAGCTGATCACCTTCGACCACAGTGCCAGCCACAACATCCACCGCGACAAGCTCGCGCCTTTGGAGCCTATGATCAACCTCACATTAATGGTCATAGGTTAGGAATCAAAGCACCACCAGTGGAGAACAACAACTTCGAGATCAAATCAGGGCTGCTCAACACCATAGAGAACAACAAGTATCATGGTCTTGCTGCTGAAGACCCTTTTGATCACTTATACAAGTTTGACAAGTATTGTGGCTTGTCTAAGACCAATGGTGTTTCTTAA
- the LOC106336255 gene encoding 36.4 kDa proline-rich protein-like, whose translation MGSRTQNLSFLILLFLGFLAVSFACDCSPPKPSPHPHKPPKHPSKPPKPPAVKPPKPPTVKPHPHPKPPTKPPTVKPHPHPKPPTKPHPTPKPPTKPPTVKPPPSIPKPPTKPPTVKPPPSTPKPPTKPPTVKPPPSTPKPPTHKPPPVVTPPSPCPPPPVVTPPTPTPPVVTPPTPTPPKPETCPIDTLKLGACVDVLGGLIHIGLGKTHAKEKCCPVLGGLVDLDAAVCLCTTIKAKLLNIDLIIPIALEVLVACGKTPPPGFKCPA comes from the coding sequence ATGGGGTCTCGTACACAAAACCTCTCTTTTCTCATCCTCCTCTTCCTTGGCTTTCTTGCCGTCTCCTTCGCTTGCGACTGTAGCCCTCCTAAACCATCACCTCACCCCCACAAACCGCCTAAACATCCTAGCAAACCGCCTAAACCACCGGCAGTAAAACCTCCCAAACCACCCACCGTCAAACCACACCCACACCCTAAACCCCCTACCAAACCGCCCACTGTCAAACCACACCCACATCCGAAACCCCCTACCAAACCTCATCCCACCCCGAAACCACCCACGAAACCGCCCACCGTTAAACCACCTCCGTCCATCCCGAAACCACCCACGAAACCGCCCACCGTTAAACCTCCTCCGTCTACCCCGAAACCACCCACGAAACCGCCCACTGTTAAACCACCTCCGTCCACCCCTAAACCACCCACTCATAAGCCTCCACCCGTCGTAACGCCGCCATCACCGTGCCCACCGCCACCTGTTGTTACGCCACCGACACCAACCCCACCGGTCGTAACACCGCCAACACCAACTCCACCAAAGCCAGAGACTTGCCCAATCGACACGTTGAAGCTAGGCGCTTGTGTGGACGTTCTTGGAGGTTTGATTCACATCGGGCTTGGTAAAACGCACGCTAAAGAAAAGTGTTGTCCGGTTTTGGGAGGTTTAGTTGACCTAGACGCAGCCGTTTGCTTATGTACCACCATTAAAGCCAAACTTCTCAACATCGACCTTATCATCCCAATTGCTCTTGAGGTTCTTGTCGCCTGTGGAAAGACTCCACCACCTGGCTTCAAATGTCCAGCTTGA
- the LOC106329107 gene encoding cysteine-rich repeat secretory protein 26-like codes for MPLSFGSVPILAAVAIQLLLISSVSSLNITNEYLHHACNNTQGKYKPGSVFEENLNIALKNISAFNLQKGFALDSNMNRPYKNIPPDTAFVMLQCRGDSYGSKCHSCLTTALSGLRKKCPRNKAGTIWYDQCTLDISTFSAGDSRILYDDYLCITNPKDLSGDKKMFDKKKKDFTDKLISEAGKLGNNSKGSLYATGEMMIGTKKLYGMMQCTDELYENGCSVCLDWLVLQHPFCGDGKQGVRYMCRSCNARFELYPFLRT; via the exons ATGCCTTTAAGTTTTGGATCGGTCCCTATCTTGGCCGCGGTGGCCATACAACTCCTCCTTATATCCAGCGTTTCTTCCCTCAACATTACCAATGAGTATCTCCACCACGCATGCAACAACACCCAAGGGAAATACAAGCCAGGGAGTGTGTTCGAGGAAAATCTCAACATTGCCCTCAAAAACATATCCGCTTTTAATCTGCAAAAAGGTTTTGCCCTTGACTCCAATATGAATAGACCCTACAAAAATATACCTCCCGATACCGCCTTCGTCATGCTCCAGTGTCGTGGCGACTCCTACGGGTCTAAGTGTCACTCATGCCTCACCACAGCCCTCTCTGGG CTTCGTAAGAAATGTCCGAGAAACAAAGCAGGAACAATATGGTATGACCAATGCACTCTGGATATTTCTACATTCAGTGCCGGTGACAGCAGAATCCTCTATGATGATTATTTATGTATAACCAACCCAAAGGACCTGAGCGGAGATAAGAAGATGTTCGATAAGAAAAAGAAGGATTTCACCGATAAGCTAATATCTGAAGCCGGCAAGTTGGGAAACAACAGCAAGGGGTCACTGTACGCAACGGGAGAGATGATGATCGGGACAAAGAAGCTTTATGGAATGATGCAATGTACGGATGAGTTATATGAGAATGGTTGCTCTGTGTGTCTAGATTGGCTTGTCTTGCAACATCCATTCTGCGGCGATGGAAAACAAGGAGTTCGATATATGTGTAGAAGCTGTAATGCAAGGTTTGAGCTTTACCCTTTTCTTAGAACTTAA
- the LOC106330335 gene encoding proteasome subunit alpha type-4-A-like, producing MENMLQHSTCQSFRTYCKELIAMIKESRAWPSFATELERIETLQICFPDFKINYVSCTQNQILDSLLKTARSKVNILGLNLLIGEKKVTSKFLQTSTSSEKMYKIDDHVACAVAGIMSDANIFINTARVQAQRYTFMYQEPMPVEQLVQFLCDTKQWYTQFGGLRPFGVSFLFAGWDKNYGFQLYMSDPSGNYGGWKAAAVGANNQAAQSILRQDYKDDVTSDELALKVDSTSLTSKKLELAEVFLTPSGNVKYHVHSHDSLTKLWPKHGVTQPAAETS from the exons ATGGAGAATATGCTTCAACATTCGACATGCCAGAGCTTTAGGACATATTGCAAAGAGCTGATTGCTATGATCAAGGAGTCTCGTGCATGGCCGAGCTTTGCGACGGAATTAGAAAGGATTGAGACTTTGCAGATATGTTTCCCGGACTTCAAGATCAACTATGTTTCATGCACGCAAAATCAGATTTTAGATTCTCTACTTAAGACTGCTAG ATCAAAAGTTAATATACTGGGCTTGAATTTATTGATCGGTGAGAAGAAAGTCACCTCCAAGTTTCTTCAAACCTCCACCTCCTCTGAGAAAATGTACAAGATCGACGACCACGTTGCTTGTGCCGTTGCTGGTATCATGTCTGATGCCAACATATTCATCAACACGGCTCGTGTCCAAGCGCAACGCTACACCTTCATGTACCAAGAGCCCATGCCTGTGGAGCAGCTGGTTCAGTTTCTTTGTGACACGAAGCAATGGTACACGCAGTTCGGTGGTCTTCGTCCCTTTGGAGTGTCTTTTCTTTTTGCAGGGTGGGACAAGAACTATGGGTTTCAGCTGTATATGAGTGATCCTAGTGGGAACTATGGTGGTTGGAAAGCTGCGGCTGTTGGAGCAAACAATCAGGCTGCTCAGTCTATTCTGAGACAAGACTATAAGGATGATGTGACTTCGGATGAGCTTGCGTTGAAGGTGGATAGCACGAGCTTGACGTCTAAGAAGCTTGAGCTTGCTGAGGTGTTTCTGACTCCATCGGGGAATGTTAAGTACCATGTTCACTCTCATGACTCTCTCACCAAGCTGTGGCCGAAGCATGGTGTGACTCAACCCGCTGCTGAAACGTCCTGA